In Chromobacterium rhizoryzae, one genomic interval encodes:
- a CDS encoding helix-turn-helix domain-containing protein — translation MRTLGTRIKAEREKRGWTQEVLARKAGVGATTITDIETGRSRATTKLVDIARALSVNPQWLETGTGPREPVPAPENTYIAAESKEDLARQLADKSDEEIAEIFRLILSFRNPK, via the coding sequence ATGCGCACCTTAGGGACCAGAATAAAGGCCGAGCGGGAAAAACGCGGCTGGACGCAAGAAGTCCTGGCACGCAAAGCCGGCGTGGGAGCCACCACCATCACCGACATCGAAACGGGCCGGAGTCGTGCTACAACGAAGCTCGTCGATATCGCCAGAGCTCTCTCCGTGAATCCCCAATGGCTCGAAACCGGCACAGGCCCCAGAGAGCCCGTGCCGGCCCCTGAGAACACCTACATAGCAGCAGAGTCCAAGGAAGACCTTGCACGCCAGCTTGCTGACAAAAGCGACGAAGAGATCGCGGAGATTTTCCGTTTGATTTTGTCATTTAGAAATCCTAAATGA
- a CDS encoding helix-turn-helix domain-containing protein, with translation MRLACTDILSYPSPVETFAERVRRLKERRGVTVEEIAIACTVTEPTVYGWLKTTMPRNNHLASLATFLDVTVDHLVHGDRSETRDEIVQELRTLVPQLSNYQLTVLLMTAKEFAKKGQ, from the coding sequence TTGCGCCTTGCCTGCACCGACATTCTTTCTTACCCTTCACCGGTGGAGACGTTTGCAGAACGGGTACGGCGCCTAAAAGAAAGGCGCGGCGTCACCGTAGAAGAAATAGCAATTGCTTGCACGGTGACGGAACCGACTGTCTACGGTTGGCTCAAAACTACAATGCCTAGAAACAATCACTTGGCAAGCTTAGCGACATTTTTAGATGTGACTGTCGATCACCTGGTGCACGGTGATCGCTCCGAAACTCGCGACGAAATCGTCCAAGAACTGCGCACACTCGTGCCACAGCTTTCCAACTACCAGCTCACTGTTTTGCTAATGACGGCCAAGGAATTCGCCAAAAAAGGCCAGTAA
- a CDS encoding DNA adenine methylase: MASPIIPWIGGKRRLADRILPLFPPHDCYVEVFAGGAALFFLRQVPAKCEVINDINGELVNLYRVVQHHLEEFVRQFKWALSSRQVFEWMQCTRPETLTDIQRAARFFYLQHHAFGGKVEGQSFGTATTTPTVNLLRLEENLSAAHLRLTGVTIEHESWSDCIQRYDRPHTFFYCDPPYWQTEGYGVPFPFEEYERMAAIMRASQGRIMVSINDHPDIRRAFDGLDMLELDIKYTVGNQRNGGAAAAGELVIANWEIGACGGLF; this comes from the coding sequence ATGGCTTCGCCCATCATCCCCTGGATCGGCGGCAAGCGTCGACTTGCCGATCGCATCCTGCCCCTGTTCCCTCCCCATGACTGCTACGTCGAAGTGTTCGCCGGCGGCGCCGCGCTGTTTTTCTTGCGCCAAGTGCCCGCCAAGTGCGAGGTGATCAACGACATCAACGGCGAGCTCGTCAATCTCTATCGCGTTGTGCAGCACCACCTCGAAGAGTTCGTGAGGCAGTTCAAATGGGCGCTATCGAGCCGGCAGGTGTTCGAGTGGATGCAATGCACTCGCCCGGAAACCCTCACTGACATTCAGCGCGCAGCCAGATTTTTCTACCTGCAGCACCATGCGTTCGGCGGCAAAGTGGAGGGCCAGAGCTTCGGCACCGCCACCACCACGCCCACCGTCAACCTGCTGCGCCTGGAGGAGAATCTATCCGCGGCTCACCTGCGCCTTACCGGCGTCACGATCGAGCACGAAAGTTGGAGCGACTGCATTCAGCGTTATGACCGGCCGCACACGTTTTTCTATTGCGATCCACCGTACTGGCAGACCGAGGGTTACGGCGTTCCATTCCCGTTTGAGGAGTACGAGCGCATGGCCGCCATTATGCGTGCCAGCCAAGGCCGGATCATGGTCAGCATCAACGACCATCCGGACATCCGGCGTGCGTTCGATGGCCTGGACATGCTTGAGCTCGATATCAAGTACACGGTGGGCAACCAGCGCAATGGCGGCGCGGCTGCAGCTGGCGAGTTGGTGATTGCAAACTGGGAGATTGGCGCGTGTGGTGGTTTGTTCTGA
- a CDS encoding Com family DNA-binding transcriptional regulator — MTEIRCGCCRKKLAEGEYIALSIKCPRCRTLNHYGQRQPG; from the coding sequence ATGACCGAAATACGCTGCGGCTGTTGCCGCAAGAAACTGGCCGAGGGCGAATACATCGCCCTGTCCATTAAATGCCCGCGCTGCAGGACGCTGAACCATTACGGCCAGCGGCAGCCTGGGTAA
- a CDS encoding deoxynucleotide monophosphate kinase family protein, with the protein MPQLPNLLALCGAAGAGKSTIAAELVERHGYTVIKFAGPLKSMMRALGLSEDEIEGRLKEVPCELLGGATPRHAMQTLGTEWGRQLIHADLWVSAWRRAVQRVLESGGRVVVDDCRFINELGAVLEMNGAVVRLERAGSGTASVHSSETGLSGIELPTVTNDAVPALVAARVLSVKRWGVPGGAK; encoded by the coding sequence ATGCCGCAACTTCCCAATCTCCTGGCGCTCTGTGGTGCGGCCGGCGCCGGCAAGTCCACCATCGCCGCCGAACTGGTCGAGCGCCACGGTTACACCGTGATCAAGTTCGCCGGCCCGCTTAAATCCATGATGCGTGCCCTCGGCCTGTCTGAGGACGAGATCGAAGGGCGCCTCAAGGAGGTGCCGTGCGAGTTGCTGGGCGGCGCCACGCCGCGGCATGCGATGCAGACGCTCGGTACCGAATGGGGCCGCCAGCTGATCCACGCCGACTTGTGGGTGAGCGCGTGGCGGCGCGCCGTTCAGCGGGTGCTTGAATCCGGTGGGCGCGTGGTGGTCGATGACTGCCGGTTTATCAACGAGCTGGGCGCGGTTCTGGAAATGAATGGCGCGGTCGTGCGCTTGGAGCGTGCCGGCTCTGGCACGGCCAGCGTACACAGTTCCGAAACCGGCCTGTCTGGCATCGAGTTGCCGACCGTGACCAACGACGCCGTGCCGGCTCTGGTGGCGGCGCGCGTCCTATCGGTGAAGCGCTGGGGCGTGCCGGGAGGGGCGAAATGA